The following coding sequences are from one Acipenser ruthenus chromosome 7, fAciRut3.2 maternal haplotype, whole genome shotgun sequence window:
- the LOC117415285 gene encoding C5a anaphylatoxin chemotactic receptor 1-like, whose product MGDFEEGWGYSYGDYNGSYPNNTDWDYKLVSGLGPLQYFIMVVYSLIFILGVPGNALVIWVTGFKMKRSVNTVWFLNLACADLLCCLSLPLMISWVAEDHHWSFGPLACKLIPGLILLNMFCSIFLLAVISADRCLLVAVPVWCQNRRRPAVAGWVCAAVWGLSLLATVPFFAHRKELTDDISLKILCNPDYSSLNEDIKAAELGITVYRFIVGFLVPFAAITGCHVFILSRVSGGQRASGRKSQKTRRVICAVVLTFFICWLPYNILGFIQALTPSDSPLVPHILTADLFCVCLAYLNSCLNPLLYVCVGQDFKDHVRKSLKSVLENVFAEDSPHSNSSIYSRSNTRSSISEKVQHSVI is encoded by the coding sequence ATGGGTGACTTCGAAGAAGGGTGGGGCTACTCCTATGGAGATTACAATGGCTCCTACCCCAACAACACGGACTGGGATTACAAGCTGGTGTCTGGGCTGGGGCCGCTGCAGTATTTCATCATGGTGGTGTACAGCCTGATATTCATTCTGGGGGTCCCAGGGAACGCGCTGGTCATCTGGGTGACGGGCTTCAAGATGAAACGCAGTGTGAACACTGTCTGGTTCCTGAACCTGGCCTGCGCGGACCTGCTGTGTTGCCTGTCCCTGCCCCTCATGATCTCCTGGGTGGCTGAGGATCACCACTGGTCCTTCGGACCCCTGGCCTGCAAGCTGATCCCGGGCCTCATCCTGCTCAACATGTTCTGCAGCATCTTCCTCCTGGCGGTGATCAGCGCAGACCGCTGCCTCCTGGTGGCCGTGCCGGTGTGGTGTCAGAACAGGAGGCGGCCCGCCGTGGCAGGCTGGGTGTGCGCGGCGGTGTGGGGGCTCTCACTGCTGGCCACCGTTCCTTTTTTCGCCCACCGCAAGGAATTGACTGATGACATCAGCTTAAAAATCCTCTGCAATCCCGACTACTCCAGCTTGAATGAAGACATCAAGGCAGCTGAACTGGGGATCACTGTGTACCGCTTCATCGTTGGGTTCCTGGTCCCATTTGCTGCCATTACCGGCTGTCACGTGTTTATCCTGTCCCGGGTGAGCGGCGGGCAGAGGGCCAGCGGGAGGAAGTCTCAGAAGACCCGACGTGTGATCTGTGCTGTGGTGTTGACGTTTTTCATCTGCTGGCTCCCCTACAACATCCTGGGGTTCATTCAGGCTCTCACCCCCTCCGACTCTCCTCTGGTACCCCACATTCTCACAGCTGATCTCTTCTGCGTCTGCCTGGCCTACCTCAACAGCTGCCTCAACCCCCTGCTCTACGTCTGCGTCGGCCAGGATTTTAAGGACCACGTACGCAAGTCCCTGAAGAGCGTGCTGGAGAACGTCTTCGCCGAAGACTCCCCCCACAGTAACTCCAGCATCTACAGCCGCTCCAACACCAGGTCCTCCATTTCAGAGAAGGTGCAGCATTCTGTGATCTGA